Part of the Fundulus heteroclitus isolate FHET01 chromosome 20, MU-UCD_Fhet_4.1, whole genome shotgun sequence genome, CTTGAAGTCGCCGTGCCTTCATGTTTCCTCTGTGTGTTGTGATTAGAGTGACTTCTCTGTCCATGTCTCCTGTGGACGACACCTTTATTTCCGGCTCGTTAGACAAAACCATCAGGCTGTGGGATCTGCGCTCACCCAACTGCCAGGTTGGTACTTAGGTGGAATTTATCtgaattttgcatttttttgtcgGAAATAAATCAGTGATTTTCAGTTCTCTGAAGGtttgcaccaaaaaaaaaaaaaaaaactgaagcagaaTTTCCTGTAATCGTTGCAATTTTAGGGCTTGATGCACCTTCAGGGAAAGCCTGTGTGCTCCTTTGACCCAGAGGGTCTGATTTTCGCCGCTGGGATAAACTCAGAGATGGTTAAACTCTATGATCTGCGGTCGTTTGATAAGGTAAGGGGAAGAcgatgtttttctgtttgtcagaGAGAAGTTTGATACTCAACGAGAACGAAATCTCTCACCAACAGGGTCCCTTTGCAACTTTCAAGCTCCAGTACGACCGGACCTGTGAGTGGACTGGACTCAAGTTCAGCAACGACGGGAAACTCATCCTCCTTTCAACCAACGGCGGCGCCCTCCGCATCCTGGACGCTTTTAAGGGGGCAGTGCTGCATTCTTTTGGGGTAAGAGTTAGTAaaagtctgtaaaaaaaaaaacgaagctactaaaggaacaaatcataaaacgttttgtttttattgttttctttacgTTGATGTCCGGGTGAAATAGTTTGGCTCATTGCTGCCGGGGTTTCTGTCCACAGGGCTACAACAACAGCAAAGGCGTAACCCTGGAGGCTTCTTTCACTCCAGATTCTCAGTTTGTCATGATCGGTAAGTTCAGGGAAAACGTGCGTTTGTCGGGCACATAATGGTTAAAAATAGATTATTTAACGCTGTATGCCGTGGTTTAAATTAGCAGTGTAACAAAATAAGATTTTCTTaatttaggataaaaaaaattcagcctTCAGATGAGATTTAGTCAGATTTTATTACATCGTTTCTTTACCTCGCAGTATGATGTAAAGACATTAAAAAGGATCGATAAATCTTCGCCTTTGCTTTGGATCATGTCACAATCTAAGACTTCCTGGTTCTTCAGCAGCTGCCAGGAGGTTTTAGCTTTATTTAGAGATTTTGTGTTCATTCAGTTTCAATCcaacaacaaatgaaaacaaagatgGAAAGTTTCTGCTGGGTCCATGGCGGAGGAAACGGTAGTTAGTCAGGCTATTCATAATTAATAAGATAATTCCTGTATTTTCAGGACTTGCCTGACAGTCACTGATCAGAGCTGATCAATGGGAAGCTGCCAGGTTTCTTGGTGCTTTGCcaacattttttgatttttactcatttttgggcgagaggcagagaagcagagacacactggacaaacaaccatccacacacaaatacacatctAAGCAATTTAGAGCAACCAGTAACAGTAACCCTACCGTTGATGTTTCtgcactgtgggaggaagccggagtacccggagagaacccacgcatgcacaaggGGAACAAAAGCAGGCAtaaagaacccagaaccttcttaaTCCTAATAAATACGGCTAACAACTGCACCACCGTGCTTCCTGTGGCGAGATCTGGCTTTTTAAAAACGCATGTATAGGGAAATTAGGCTAATTATTGCTAAATATTATATGTTCAAGCTCAGAGTGGTGGAGGCGTGAAAAAGGACGCTTCTGCTTTTCAAATCTTGTTAATATACGTTGAACTCTAATCTCGGACTGATGTGTCCTAGGCTCCGAAGACGGAAAGATCCACGTGTGGAACGCTGAAAGCGGCATGAAGGTGGCGTTGCTAGACGGGAAGCACACGGGCCCCATCACCTGTCTGCAGTTCAATCCAAAGTTCATGACGTTTGCCAgcgcctgctccaacatggtgAGAGAAACGTCATTCCTCTAAATGTTTTCTCAGCCGTAGCCATTAGATAAACTGATGAATAATTTAATGGGAAATGTGGACAGTTACATTTATAGGTTTTGTTGACTTCTATAATTGGGGCTTTCATATACtgtttttgattaatttcagtctctgtggaaattaaaatatgacacaaaCACACGTTTGCACGCagctattttttccccctaagaTGTGGAAAACCTATTTTCAAAAGAAACTGGGATGCAGTTTCCTATTAAAGCCAAATTTAGAGCCAATTAGGTTTATGACCTAATTCCAGTAGAAATATGCgttaagtgtttttttcccctgcctcTGCGTGCAGACATAAACACTCAAGTCTTAATCCGTAAACAAGTTATGGCTGAAGTGATTTAAATGTTGGTGAATTAAATCTTTCAGGCGTTCTGGCTGCCGACCATCGATGACTGAGGAGAAGATTCAGGCTGAGCCGCAGGAGCCgctgaccagcagggggcagcgtGAACATCAAACCAAACTCAAATTGTAAATAAGCAGTTGTAGAAATGAAacgttttttggttttttttgtatttaaaattaaaaacatttttttgtaaaaatgacaGATctgacaatttttattttttatttttgtaccaATGTCTTGTTGTCTGTGGTGTTTCT contains:
- the wdr82 gene encoding WD repeat-containing protein 82; the protein is MKLTDNVLRSFRVAKVFRENTDKINCFDFCSNGEAIISSSDDDSLVLYDCQEGKPKRTLYSKKYGVDLIRYTHAANTVVYSSNKIDDTIRYLSLHDNKYIRYFPGHNKRVTSLSMSPVDDTFISGSLDKTIRLWDLRSPNCQGLMHLQGKPVCSFDPEGLIFAAGINSEMVKLYDLRSFDKGPFATFKLQYDRTCEWTGLKFSNDGKLILLSTNGGALRILDAFKGAVLHSFGGYNNSKGVTLEASFTPDSQFVMIGSEDGKIHVWNAESGMKVALLDGKHTGPITCLQFNPKFMTFASACSNMAFWLPTIDD